In Mycolicibacter virginiensis, the DNA window GGCTGGGCATGAGCGTGGCGGCCACAGTGGCACTCGTGGATCTCGGGCGAGGCTTTCACGAGCCGACCGAGAGTTCGCACAGCGGCCTGCTCTACATCGTGATCGGCGCTTCGGCGCTGGTCATCCTCGCGGCCATCCCGGTGCTGCTCCGGGCGCGCCAGCCCGGTCCGCCGCGGCCCCCGGGCTTTCCGCCCCAGGCGCCGGCCAAGCCGCCGCGCCCGAACGCCCAGGACGCTCCGTTGCAGCAGCCCGGATTCGATGCTCCGGGCCGGCGGGCGGCCGGTACGCGCCAGGTGCTGCCCAACCAGGCTCAGGTGGACCGGGTGTTGCTGCGTGGCATCACGGTGCTGGCCACCGCGCTGGGCGGCGCGTTGACCTTGGTCGCGTTGGCCACCTATCTGATGGCCATCGGTAAAGACACCGGGTCGTGGGTCTGGTAC includes these proteins:
- a CDS encoding DUF2561 family protein — protein: MVDRFIRPGQSPEVTDRILLGACAAIWLTWLGMSVAATVALVDLGRGFHEPTESSHSGLLYIVIGASALVILAAIPVLLRARQPGPPRPPGFPPQAPAKPPRPNAQDAPLQQPGFDAPGRRAAGTRQVLPNQAQVDRVLLRGITVLATALGGALTLVALATYLMAIGKDTGSWVWYGLAGVGAAAMPVIPWLYLRRLGEVLELPTRFG